The proteins below are encoded in one region of Ostrea edulis chromosome 3, xbOstEdul1.1, whole genome shotgun sequence:
- the LOC125676750 gene encoding myelin transcription factor 1-like protein encodes MLRIVTFVAILIAVNAGASSSERAKLLEDPKGTQINTKDLFLKQEKERAVNGNENLSLVDLSKKAAEGFEGIQDEFDEENEIDPDDIQDESDVENDSDSDDFEDEPGEEGDDDSDDSDDIQDNSNEEDDGESESFQNDFETEHVVGNSLESSLSQLNDMIKKANPGSPEEASKRSFEDKDMIDGDIKLDEESAAELVDFYKRNPQYLSLDSNVTSASVGIALHEIGHALGFYHEQSRPDRGKYVIIKKGNIRLGKKRNFFIRPSRTYGTNYDYGSIMHYSEEAFAKKSGLRTIIAKQRHYGRTMGQRIGLSFDDIKAANFHYCQSMPNIQNTLHRETLRHVEIGIDMRHRVINHWSHLGIPLPDIHQQQSVHGESG; translated from the exons ATGCTGAGAATAGTTACATTTGTAGCAATATTGATTGCTGTAAATGCGGGGGCCTCGAGCTCAGAACGAGCTAAACTTCTGGAAGACCCAAAGGGTACCCAAATCAACACAAAAGATTTGTTTCTCaaacaagaaaaagaaagagctgtaaatggaaatgaaaatttaagTCTGGTGGATCTTTCGAAAAAAGCTGCGGAAGGATTCGAAGGTATCCAAGATGAATTTGACGAAGAAAATGAGATTGATCCCGATGATATCCAAGATGAATCTGATGTAGAAAATGACAGTGATTCTGATGATTTTGAAGATGAACCTGGCGAAGAAGGTGACGATGATTCCGATGATTCCGATGATATCCAAGATAACTCTAACGAAGAAGATGACGGTGAATCCGAAAGTTTCCAAAATGACTTTGAGACTGAACACGTTGTTGGAAATTCTTTAGAGTCCTCTTTGTCTCAGCTTAATGATATGATAAAGAAAGCTAATCCAGGATCACCAGAAGAG GCTTCCAAGAGAAGTTTTGAAGATAAGGATATGATCGATGGGGACATTAAACTAGACGAAGAGTCTGCTGCGGAACTTGTAGATTTTTACAAGAGAAATCCACAGTACCTAAGTCTTGACAGCAATGTCACAAGTGCCTCT GTGGGCATAGCTCTTCATGAAATAGGACACGCTCTTGGTTTTTATCATGAACAAAGCAGACCTGACAGAGGTAAATACGTTATCATTAAGAAGGGAAACATCCGACTGGGCAAAAAAAGAAATTTCTTCATCAGACCATCTAGAACCTACGGTACTAATTACGACTATGGATCAATCATGCACTATAGCGAAGAg GCCTTTGCCAAAAAAAGTGGTTTAAGAACAATCATCGCCAAACAACGTCATTATGGGCGGACAATGGGCCAAAGAATTGGTTTATCGTTTGATGACATCAAAGCTGCCAACTTCCACTACTGTCAGAGTATGCCTAACATTCAAAATACTTTACACAGAGAA ACTCTACGTCATGTGGAAATCGGTATAGATATGCGACATCGAGTTATAAATCACTGGAGTCACCTGGGTATCCCTCTCCCGGATATACATCAGCAGCAAAGTGTTCATGGAGAATCAGGGTAA